One Amorphoplanes digitatis genomic window carries:
- a CDS encoding LacI family DNA-binding transcriptional regulator — MTKRLAEVAKKAGVSEATVSRVLNGRSGVSEATRASVLTALDVMGYERPTKLRGERGRLVGLVLPELQNPIFPALAEVVTASLAQRGFTPALCARTIGGVPERDYIEMLLDHQVSGVVFAGGSYALADAEHGHYRQLLDRRMPVVMVNGGVDGLGFPHISTDDAVAVEQAYGHLRSLGHEMIGLVMGPEDHVPSRRKLAAVKVAAGWSGPESQWPVERTNFSMESARLAATRLIQRGVTAMICASDVLALGSIRAARRLGLEVPRDVSVVGYDDSALMTCTDPPLTTVRQPIELMGQAAVDVLVNQIEGAAATTDELLFEPELVVRGSTAPAPSRD, encoded by the coding sequence GTGACCAAACGTCTCGCCGAGGTGGCGAAGAAGGCCGGCGTCAGCGAGGCCACCGTCAGCCGGGTGCTCAACGGCCGCAGCGGCGTCTCCGAGGCGACCCGCGCGTCCGTGCTGACGGCCCTTGACGTCATGGGCTACGAGAGACCGACGAAGCTGCGCGGTGAGCGCGGGCGGCTGGTCGGCCTGGTACTGCCCGAGTTGCAGAACCCGATCTTCCCGGCGCTGGCCGAGGTGGTGACCGCGTCGCTCGCGCAGCGCGGCTTCACGCCGGCACTCTGCGCCCGCACGATCGGCGGCGTGCCCGAGCGCGACTACATCGAGATGCTGCTGGACCATCAGGTGTCCGGCGTGGTCTTCGCCGGCGGCTCGTACGCCCTCGCCGACGCCGAGCACGGGCACTACCGGCAGCTGCTCGACCGGCGGATGCCGGTCGTGATGGTCAACGGCGGCGTCGACGGCCTCGGCTTCCCGCACATCTCGACCGACGACGCCGTCGCCGTCGAGCAGGCGTACGGCCACCTGCGCTCGCTCGGCCACGAGATGATCGGCCTGGTGATGGGCCCGGAGGACCACGTGCCGTCGCGCCGCAAGCTGGCCGCCGTCAAGGTCGCCGCGGGCTGGTCCGGGCCCGAGTCACAGTGGCCGGTCGAGCGCACCAACTTCTCCATGGAGAGCGCCCGGCTGGCCGCCACCCGGCTGATCCAGCGCGGCGTCACCGCGATGATCTGCGCCAGCGACGTGCTGGCCCTCGGCTCGATCCGGGCGGCACGCCGCCTGGGCCTCGAGGTGCCGCGCGACGTGTCCGTCGTCGGCTACGACGACAGCGCGCTGATGACGTGCACCGACCCGCCGCTGACCACCGTCCGGCAGCCGATCGAGCTGATGGGGCAGGCCGCGGTCGACGTCCTGGTCAACCAGATCGAGGGCGCCGCGGCGACCACCGACGAGCTGCTCTTCGAACCGGAACTGGTGGTACGCGGATCCACCGCACCGGCGCCGAGCCGCGACTGA
- a CDS encoding methyltransferase domain-containing protein, producing the protein MEPAQLDRTPFADLDSMPPEMIAMLVAALEAMSRHPEIRRVRDTAWRELRPAPGQRLLDAGCGAGDVSRALAAAVAPGGEVVALDHSSATLAAARKRHDGGEIRYVTGDVSALDLADDSFDGVWCERVLQHVDDADVAIGELIRVTRPGGRVCLLDTDWGSLAFDGVDTALAQTIVEHMHGRLTPRQVDMGRTLRRRLVGYGLHDISATPVTCYFPDPASAAVVLPMVNPQVPQESWMTPDGLRERWFDQVDRAGEDGDFLAVLTIWVVAATV; encoded by the coding sequence ATGGAGCCCGCACAGCTGGACCGCACCCCCTTCGCGGACCTCGACTCGATGCCGCCGGAAATGATCGCGATGCTGGTCGCGGCGCTCGAGGCGATGTCCCGGCACCCCGAGATCCGCCGCGTGCGCGACACCGCGTGGCGGGAGCTGCGCCCGGCACCCGGGCAGCGCCTGCTCGACGCGGGCTGCGGCGCCGGTGACGTGTCCCGCGCGCTGGCGGCCGCGGTGGCTCCCGGCGGCGAGGTGGTGGCGCTCGACCACTCGTCGGCGACCCTGGCCGCGGCCCGCAAGCGGCACGACGGCGGCGAGATCCGGTACGTCACCGGCGACGTCTCCGCCCTCGACCTGGCCGACGACAGCTTCGACGGCGTGTGGTGCGAGCGCGTCCTTCAGCACGTCGACGACGCGGACGTGGCGATCGGCGAGCTGATCCGGGTGACCCGTCCCGGCGGCCGGGTCTGCCTGCTCGACACCGACTGGGGCTCGCTCGCCTTCGACGGCGTGGACACCGCGCTGGCGCAGACGATCGTCGAGCACATGCACGGCCGGCTCACCCCGCGCCAGGTGGACATGGGCCGCACGCTGCGCCGCCGGCTGGTCGGCTACGGGCTGCACGACATCAGCGCGACCCCGGTCACCTGCTACTTCCCGGACCCCGCCTCGGCGGCCGTGGTCCTGCCGATGGTCAACCCGCAGGTGCCGCAGGAGTCCTGGATGACACCGGACGGCCTGCGCGAGCGCTGGTTCGACCAGGTCGACCGGGCCGGCGAGGACGGCGACTTCCTCGCCGTTCTGACCATCTGGGTTGTAGCCGCGACGGTCTAG
- a CDS encoding ABC transporter substrate-binding protein: MFKSRLRSALGLLLVAGVAMSAAACGDDGDAATTSKDGKVTLVINGLPPATEKATHDRFLANVAEFEKANPNIKIDAREGKMDPQTFPAKLAGGQLEDVFYVYFTDPASLIAKRQVSDISKYLKDYPITSQLKPEVLRVFQDDKGATYGLPYKNYSMGLLYNRALFTKAGLDPNNPPKTWAELRTAAKKIADLGDGTVGYGDYSKSNTGGWHFTTELYSLGGDVAVNNGGTWKAAFNSPQGKQVLQQLKDMRWVDNSMGQKQLLEWADLLQQMGSGKLGMYLATADNIPTIVNQYKGKYETYGLGQIPDGKGTLGGGEGYMFKAGLSPEKINAGLKWLTFWFTSADRYEAENKWASETDQPVGLPEPAIFTGAAAETQAAADKKYANVPQENYAPFVAAMSGIPVKLEPPNAQQIYAALDVAMQKVLTDKNADIDKLLADAETQTNSILASVK, from the coding sequence ATGTTCAAATCCAGGCTGCGCAGTGCCCTCGGGCTCCTGCTCGTCGCCGGAGTCGCCATGTCCGCCGCCGCGTGCGGCGACGACGGCGACGCGGCGACGACATCGAAGGACGGCAAGGTCACGCTGGTGATCAACGGCCTTCCGCCCGCCACCGAGAAGGCGACGCACGACCGCTTCCTCGCCAACGTCGCCGAGTTCGAGAAGGCGAACCCGAACATCAAGATCGACGCCCGCGAGGGCAAGATGGACCCGCAGACCTTCCCGGCGAAGCTCGCCGGCGGCCAGCTCGAGGACGTCTTCTACGTCTACTTCACCGACCCGGCCAGCCTGATCGCCAAGCGCCAGGTGTCGGACATCAGCAAGTACCTCAAGGACTACCCGATCACCTCGCAGCTCAAGCCCGAGGTACTGCGGGTCTTCCAGGACGACAAGGGCGCGACGTACGGCCTGCCGTACAAGAACTACTCGATGGGGCTGCTCTACAACCGGGCCCTGTTCACCAAGGCCGGCCTCGACCCGAACAACCCGCCGAAGACCTGGGCCGAGCTGCGCACGGCCGCCAAGAAGATCGCCGACCTCGGCGACGGCACGGTCGGCTACGGCGACTACAGCAAGAGCAACACCGGCGGCTGGCACTTCACCACCGAGCTCTACTCCCTCGGCGGCGACGTCGCCGTCAACAACGGCGGCACCTGGAAGGCCGCCTTCAACAGCCCGCAGGGCAAGCAGGTACTCCAGCAGCTCAAGGACATGCGCTGGGTCGACAACTCGATGGGCCAGAAGCAGCTCCTCGAATGGGCCGACCTGCTGCAACAGATGGGCTCGGGCAAGCTCGGCATGTACCTCGCCACCGCCGACAACATCCCGACGATCGTCAACCAGTACAAGGGCAAGTACGAGACCTACGGCCTCGGCCAGATCCCGGACGGCAAGGGCACGCTGGGTGGCGGCGAGGGCTACATGTTCAAGGCCGGCCTGAGCCCCGAGAAGATCAACGCCGGCCTCAAGTGGCTGACCTTCTGGTTCACCTCGGCCGACCGCTACGAGGCCGAGAACAAGTGGGCGAGCGAGACCGACCAGCCCGTCGGCCTGCCCGAGCCGGCGATCTTCACCGGCGCGGCGGCCGAGACGCAGGCCGCGGCCGACAAGAAGTACGCCAACGTGCCGCAGGAGAACTACGCGCCGTTCGTCGCGGCGATGAGCGGCATCCCGGTCAAGCTCGAGCCGCCGAACGCCCAGCAGATCTACGCGGCCCTCGACGTCGCGATGCAGAAGGTCCTGACCGACAAGAACGCGGACATCGACAAGCTCCTCGCCGATGCCGAGACCCAGACCAACAGCATCCTGGCCAGCGTCAAGTAA
- a CDS encoding amidohydrolase family protein: MTWLVADTIWWGGRSHAGAALRLGPGPRAVVPVADIPAGAVPRRLPGAVLPGLCDAHVHSALVDLTTVRDGGIAYVWDLGGVPEKVAALAARGAPGVRYAGPFMIAPGGYPSDRSWAPAGCCREVRSADDAAAAVGEARAAGATLIKVTAHAGGPMLPPATLAALVRAARAGGLPVVAHAEGPGTVAAAYEAGVELLAHTPWTEELDDALVRAVAARMTWISTLDIHGWGRPTPEQDTAIGNLRRFLEHGGTVRYGTDLGNGPLPPGVNPRELGALLRAGMDPAGILAAMTEPDLAEPTWLPSGLDLDPATFAESLARARVVTA, from the coding sequence GTGACCTGGCTGGTCGCCGACACGATCTGGTGGGGCGGGCGGTCGCACGCCGGTGCCGCGCTGCGCCTCGGCCCCGGGCCGCGGGCGGTCGTGCCGGTCGCCGATATCCCGGCCGGCGCGGTGCCGCGCCGGCTGCCCGGCGCGGTGCTGCCGGGCCTGTGCGACGCGCACGTGCACTCCGCGCTCGTCGACCTGACGACGGTGCGGGACGGCGGGATCGCGTACGTGTGGGACCTTGGCGGCGTACCGGAGAAGGTCGCCGCGCTGGCCGCGCGGGGTGCACCCGGGGTGCGCTACGCCGGGCCCTTCATGATCGCCCCCGGCGGATATCCCAGCGACCGCTCGTGGGCGCCGGCCGGCTGCTGCCGCGAGGTGCGCTCGGCGGACGACGCGGCCGCCGCGGTCGGCGAGGCCCGGGCCGCGGGAGCGACGCTGATCAAGGTGACCGCGCACGCCGGCGGCCCGATGCTGCCGCCCGCGACGCTTGCCGCGCTGGTCCGCGCCGCGCGGGCCGGCGGCCTGCCGGTTGTCGCGCACGCGGAGGGCCCGGGCACGGTCGCCGCGGCCTACGAGGCCGGCGTGGAGCTGCTCGCGCACACGCCGTGGACCGAGGAGCTCGACGACGCCCTGGTGCGCGCCGTCGCCGCCCGGATGACCTGGATCAGCACCCTGGACATACACGGCTGGGGCCGGCCGACGCCGGAGCAGGACACCGCGATCGGCAACCTGCGGCGCTTCCTGGAGCACGGCGGGACCGTGCGCTACGGCACCGACCTGGGCAACGGGCCGCTGCCGCCCGGGGTCAACCCGCGGGAGCTCGGTGCGCTGCTGCGGGCGGGCATGGACCCGGCCGGGATCCTCGCCGCGATGACCGAGCCCGACCTGGCCGAGCCGACGTGGCTGCCGTCCGGCCTCGACCTGGATCCGGCGACCTTCGCGGAGTCGCTGGCGCGGGCCCGGGTCGTTACAGCTTGA
- a CDS encoding Gfo/Idh/MocA family protein, with translation MTATRMGLVGYGSGGRIFHAPLLAGADGVEFAGVVTRSEQRREELAKGHPGVPAYGSIAELAAAGVQAVTISTPAATHAALAREAIELGLAVVVDKPFALDAEAAREVTTLAAEAGVLLSVYQNRRWDSDLLTLRRLIGEGALGEVRRFESRFERWAPDREPPAAGGGTLLDFGAHLVDQAHLLFGPVSRVYAEMRGDGDLDDDVFVALHHESGVESHLWGSWRQAAPGPRFRVSGTTGTYIIDGIDGQEAALKAGRSPGDLGERWGVEPEHAWGRLYRGATGAPVRSERGRWDSYYPAFAAAVRGEAPLPVDPWDSVRNMDVLDTARISAATGETVKL, from the coding sequence ATGACGGCAACACGGATGGGTCTGGTCGGGTACGGCTCCGGGGGGCGGATCTTCCACGCGCCCCTGCTCGCTGGGGCGGACGGCGTCGAGTTCGCGGGCGTGGTGACCCGCTCGGAACAGCGCCGCGAGGAGCTGGCGAAGGGGCACCCCGGCGTACCCGCGTACGGCTCGATCGCCGAGCTCGCCGCCGCGGGCGTGCAGGCCGTCACGATCTCCACGCCGGCCGCGACGCACGCCGCGCTGGCCCGCGAGGCGATCGAACTGGGTCTCGCCGTGGTGGTGGACAAGCCGTTCGCGCTGGACGCCGAGGCGGCCCGCGAGGTGACCACCCTTGCCGCCGAGGCGGGCGTCCTGCTCAGCGTCTACCAGAACCGGCGCTGGGACTCCGACCTGCTGACCCTGCGCCGGCTCATCGGCGAGGGCGCGCTGGGCGAGGTCCGCCGCTTCGAGTCCCGCTTCGAGCGCTGGGCGCCGGACCGCGAGCCGCCCGCCGCCGGCGGCGGCACGCTCCTCGACTTCGGCGCGCACCTGGTCGACCAGGCGCACCTGCTCTTCGGCCCGGTCTCCCGGGTGTACGCGGAGATGCGCGGCGACGGCGACCTGGACGACGACGTCTTCGTTGCCCTGCACCACGAGAGCGGCGTCGAGTCGCACCTGTGGGGCAGCTGGCGCCAGGCCGCGCCCGGCCCCCGCTTCCGGGTCAGCGGCACGACGGGCACCTACATCATCGACGGCATCGACGGCCAGGAGGCCGCGCTGAAGGCGGGCCGCTCCCCCGGCGACCTGGGCGAGCGCTGGGGCGTCGAGCCGGAGCACGCCTGGGGCCGGCTGTACCGCGGCGCGACGGGCGCGCCCGTGCGCAGCGAGCGTGGCCGCTGGGACAGCTACTACCCGGCGTTCGCGGCGGCGGTCCGGGGCGAGGCACCCCTGCCGGTCGACCCGTGGGACTCGGTCCGCAACATGGACGTCCTGGACACGGCCCGGATCAGCGCGGCGACCGGCGAGACGGTCAAGCTGTAA
- a CDS encoding YchJ family protein, whose product MARRTPRRTATPKGLDDASACPCGLGRPYGECCGPAHRGQAPATAEALMRSRYAAFALDDSAYLLRSWHHTTRPAGVDPDPNLRWTGLDVLGSTQGGLFDAEGVVEFRAHYRDGGTPGEMRERSRFVRHDGQWVYWGPILT is encoded by the coding sequence ATGGCCCGACGCACACCCCGCCGCACCGCGACGCCGAAAGGCCTCGACGACGCCAGCGCCTGCCCGTGCGGGCTCGGCCGGCCGTACGGCGAGTGCTGCGGCCCGGCGCACCGCGGTCAGGCGCCGGCCACGGCCGAGGCGCTGATGCGCTCCCGGTACGCGGCCTTCGCGCTCGACGACTCGGCCTACCTGCTCCGCTCGTGGCATCACACGACCCGGCCGGCCGGCGTCGATCCCGACCCGAACCTGCGCTGGACCGGCCTCGACGTGCTCGGGTCGACCCAGGGCGGGCTCTTCGACGCCGAGGGCGTTGTGGAGTTCCGGGCGCACTACCGCGACGGCGGCACCCCCGGCGAGATGCGCGAGCGCAGCCGCTTCGTGCGCCACGACGGTCAGTGGGTGTACTGGGGTCCGATCCTTACCTGA
- a CDS encoding YqeB family protein yields MTDDSTTVATPAWARAAAWAALPAGGAGLGWVVHQLPDWILRVPFAPMRGPLRLAARLPEPEATIGALLLGALAGLVLAFLADRESLTVRMSHTEVTLKRPGTVRTVPRGEVAVAYRERDRLVLLGRTGRELAREPSHLASARLARLFGPVWSERDPYADAYRRWVPGLPDVPAEAEALFLARQRALDRGDGDDATELRGELARLGLVVRDEKKRQHFRVTG; encoded by the coding sequence GTGACCGACGACTCGACGACCGTGGCCACTCCGGCATGGGCCCGCGCGGCGGCGTGGGCGGCGCTGCCCGCCGGCGGTGCCGGGCTGGGCTGGGTGGTGCACCAGCTACCCGACTGGATCCTGCGTGTCCCGTTCGCACCGATGCGCGGGCCGCTGCGGCTGGCCGCCCGGCTGCCCGAGCCCGAGGCGACGATCGGCGCCCTGCTGCTCGGCGCGCTCGCCGGCCTGGTGCTGGCGTTCCTGGCCGACCGGGAGTCGCTGACCGTGCGGATGTCGCACACCGAGGTGACGCTGAAGCGGCCCGGCACCGTCCGGACGGTCCCGCGCGGGGAGGTGGCGGTGGCCTACCGCGAGCGCGACCGGCTGGTGCTGCTCGGACGGACCGGGCGCGAGCTGGCCCGTGAGCCGTCACACCTGGCGTCCGCGCGGCTGGCGAGGTTGTTCGGCCCGGTCTGGTCCGAGCGGGACCCGTACGCGGACGCATACCGGCGCTGGGTGCCGGGCCTGCCGGACGTACCGGCGGAGGCGGAGGCGCTGTTCCTGGCCCGGCAGCGCGCGCTGGACCGCGGCGACGGGGACGACGCCACGGAGCTGCGCGGCGAGCTGGCCCGGCTCGGCCTCGTGGTGCGCGACGAGAAGAAGCGCCAGCACTTCCGCGTAACGGGCTAG
- the kynU gene encoding kynureninase, with the protein MTDDLLARAEALDAADPLAHLRDHFITPDGFDVVSYLDGNSLGRPLRETARLLDDFVREQWAGRLIRGWTEGWMQWPLELGDRLGTVALGAAPGQVVVADSTTVLLYKMSRAAVDARPGRRKIVLDTDNFPTDRYVLEGIAAERGLSLVWIETDPAGGITAEQVADVVDEDTALVLFSHVAYRSGWIAPAAEINRIAHAAGALTLWDLSHSVGSVDLHLDDWGADLAVGCTYKYLNGGPGAPAFAYLRRGLQGELRQPIQGWMGHRASFEMGPGHEPAEGVRALLSGTPPILAMVPLHANLDMLAQAGIEAVRAKSTLLTGYVLELADRWLAPLGVQVAGPRDAAHRGGHVTLQHPAFERLLATLWENGVLPDFRNPNGIRIGPAPLSTSFVEVHRGLTMLRTLLEKQP; encoded by the coding sequence ATGACCGACGACCTGCTGGCGCGGGCCGAGGCGCTGGACGCCGCCGATCCGCTGGCGCACCTGCGCGACCACTTCATCACCCCGGACGGCTTCGACGTCGTCTCCTACCTGGACGGCAACTCGCTCGGCCGCCCGCTGCGGGAGACCGCGCGGCTGCTCGACGACTTCGTCCGCGAGCAGTGGGCCGGCCGGCTCATCCGCGGCTGGACCGAGGGCTGGATGCAGTGGCCGCTGGAGCTCGGCGACCGGCTCGGCACGGTGGCGCTGGGCGCCGCGCCCGGCCAGGTGGTGGTCGCCGACTCCACCACGGTCCTGCTCTACAAGATGTCGCGGGCGGCCGTCGACGCACGCCCCGGCCGCCGCAAGATCGTGCTGGACACCGACAACTTCCCCACCGACCGGTACGTGCTGGAGGGCATCGCCGCCGAGCGCGGCCTGTCCCTGGTGTGGATCGAGACCGACCCGGCCGGGGGCATCACCGCCGAGCAGGTCGCCGACGTGGTGGACGAGGACACCGCGCTGGTGCTGTTCAGCCACGTCGCGTACCGGTCGGGCTGGATCGCGCCCGCGGCGGAGATCAACCGGATCGCGCACGCGGCCGGCGCGCTGACGCTCTGGGACCTGAGCCACTCGGTCGGCTCGGTCGACCTGCACCTTGACGACTGGGGCGCGGACCTGGCCGTCGGCTGCACGTACAAGTACCTCAACGGCGGCCCGGGCGCGCCCGCGTTCGCCTACCTGCGGCGCGGCCTGCAGGGCGAGCTGCGCCAGCCGATCCAGGGCTGGATGGGGCACCGGGCGTCGTTCGAGATGGGCCCCGGCCACGAGCCGGCCGAGGGCGTGCGGGCGCTGCTCAGCGGCACCCCGCCGATCCTGGCCATGGTCCCGCTGCACGCCAACCTGGACATGCTCGCCCAGGCCGGCATCGAGGCGGTCCGCGCCAAGTCGACGCTGCTCACCGGGTACGTCCTCGAGCTGGCCGACCGCTGGCTGGCGCCGCTCGGCGTCCAGGTGGCCGGCCCGCGCGACGCCGCGCACCGCGGCGGGCACGTGACGCTCCAGCACCCCGCGTTCGAGCGGCTGCTGGCCACCCTCTGGGAGAACGGCGTGCTGCCCGACTTCCGCAACCCGAACGGCATCCGGATCGGCCCGGCGCCGCTGAGCACCAGCTTCGTGGAGGTGCACCGCGGGCTGACGATGCTGCGGACCCTGCTCGAGAAGCAGCCGTGA
- a CDS encoding methyl-accepting chemotaxis protein, translating to MTDWESGDGYQDQDQGREAETVRFQDESPHNSVHRLANVSSDMATATQSAVRAAQTAVAVIQRLEASSTEIGKVVELIATIAKQTNLLALNATIEAARAGEAGRGFAVVASEVKDLANETATATNEIGGQVGGIRSDTQNAVSAIEEMQGLIEELDRCQRVISEIVIEQQAG from the coding sequence ATGACCGACTGGGAATCTGGGGACGGCTACCAGGATCAGGATCAGGGCCGGGAGGCGGAGACGGTCCGTTTCCAGGACGAGAGCCCGCACAACTCCGTGCACCGGCTGGCGAACGTCAGCAGCGACATGGCGACGGCCACGCAGTCCGCGGTGCGCGCCGCGCAGACCGCCGTCGCGGTGATCCAGCGGCTGGAGGCCAGCAGCACCGAGATCGGCAAGGTCGTCGAGCTCATCGCGACGATCGCGAAGCAGACGAACCTGCTCGCGCTGAACGCCACCATCGAGGCGGCCCGGGCCGGCGAGGCGGGGCGCGGCTTCGCGGTCGTCGCCAGCGAGGTCAAGGACCTGGCCAACGAGACCGCGACGGCGACCAACGAGATCGGCGGCCAGGTGGGCGGCATCCGCAGCGACACCCAGAACGCCGTCTCGGCGATCGAGGAGATGCAGGGCCTGATCGAGGAGCTGGACCGCTGCCAGCGGGTGATCAGTGAGATCGTGATCGAGCAACAGGCCGGCTAG
- the kynA gene encoding tryptophan 2,3-dioxygenase, which translates to MSSNQRPLEAGIVRDFKVNLSYGRYLHLDEVLTAQHPVSVPEHHDELLFILQHQTSELWLKLIRHELRAVQRQLAADDLRPALKGLARVKHIQRCLTEQWSVLATLTPSEYAEFRSFLGTSSGFQSYQYRAVEFMLGNKDKRMLSIFDDDPGAKEMLVSALEAPSVYDEFLRYLARAGHQVPAELLQRDVTLPYRYNADLVPVFVKIYENADANWEAYEACEELVDLEENFQLWRFRHLKTVERTIGFKRGTGGSSGVDFLRKALDLTFFPELYAVRTEIGVAHA; encoded by the coding sequence GTGTCGTCGAACCAGCGGCCTCTTGAGGCCGGCATCGTCCGTGACTTCAAGGTCAATTTGTCGTACGGGCGGTACCTTCACCTCGACGAGGTCCTGACCGCGCAGCACCCCGTCAGCGTCCCCGAGCACCACGACGAGCTGCTCTTCATCCTCCAGCACCAGACCTCGGAGCTCTGGCTCAAGCTGATCCGGCACGAGCTGCGCGCGGTGCAGCGGCAACTGGCCGCCGACGACCTGCGGCCGGCGCTCAAGGGCCTCGCCCGGGTCAAGCACATCCAGCGCTGCCTCACCGAGCAGTGGTCGGTGCTGGCCACCCTGACCCCGTCGGAGTACGCCGAGTTCCGTAGCTTCCTCGGCACCTCATCGGGCTTCCAGTCGTACCAGTACCGCGCGGTCGAGTTCATGCTCGGCAACAAGGACAAGCGGATGCTGTCGATCTTCGACGACGACCCGGGCGCGAAGGAGATGCTGGTCTCCGCGCTGGAGGCGCCGAGCGTCTACGACGAGTTCCTGCGCTACCTGGCCCGGGCCGGTCATCAGGTGCCGGCCGAGCTGTTGCAGCGCGACGTGACCCTGCCGTACCGCTACAACGCGGACCTGGTGCCGGTGTTCGTGAAGATCTACGAGAACGCGGACGCGAACTGGGAGGCGTACGAGGCCTGCGAGGAGCTCGTCGACCTCGAGGAGAACTTCCAGCTCTGGCGCTTCCGGCACCTCAAGACCGTGGAGCGGACCATCGGCTTCAAGCGCGGCACCGGCGGCTCCAGCGGCGTCGACTTCCTGCGCAAGGCCCTCGACCTGACGTTCTTCCCCGAGCTGTACGCCGTCCGGACCGAAATCGGAGTAGCACACGCATGA
- a CDS encoding carbohydrate ABC transporter permease, producing the protein MAVVTAVPGRGSRVHRLRRRIQDNLLAYAFMAAGLACFAFFSWYPLVRGVILSFQQDNFVAPPYWVGLDNYRALFADPLFYTAWRNSLLFTGLALVFGFVLPFFIAVLLNEFRHFSGFFRVLVYLPVMLPPIVAVLLWRYFYDPGNGLFNTVLRGVGLPESQWTQSSNTAMISLVLVSTWANLGGATLIYLAALQGIPGELYEAAELDGASIWQRLRHVTLPQMRFIMLVLLLLQIVATMQVFIEPFALTGTSNPDTITVLILVYRYAFTVNQDFGLAAAMSVLLFVVLGAFSALYLWLTRTGD; encoded by the coding sequence ATGGCGGTAGTCACGGCGGTACCGGGGCGCGGATCCCGCGTACACCGCCTGCGCCGGAGGATTCAGGACAACCTGCTGGCATACGCGTTCATGGCGGCGGGCCTGGCGTGTTTCGCCTTCTTCTCCTGGTATCCGCTGGTGCGGGGCGTGATCCTGAGCTTCCAGCAGGACAACTTCGTCGCCCCGCCGTACTGGGTCGGCCTGGACAACTACCGCGCGCTGTTCGCCGACCCGCTCTTCTACACGGCCTGGCGCAACAGCCTGCTGTTCACCGGGCTGGCCCTGGTCTTCGGCTTCGTGCTGCCGTTCTTCATCGCCGTGCTGCTCAACGAGTTCCGGCACTTCAGCGGGTTCTTCCGGGTCCTGGTCTACCTGCCGGTGATGCTGCCCCCGATCGTGGCGGTGCTGCTCTGGCGCTACTTCTACGACCCGGGCAACGGCCTGTTCAACACGGTGCTGCGCGGCGTCGGGCTGCCGGAGTCACAGTGGACGCAGTCCTCGAACACCGCCATGATCTCGCTGGTCCTCGTGTCCACCTGGGCCAACCTCGGCGGCGCGACGCTGATCTACCTCGCCGCCCTCCAGGGCATACCCGGTGAGCTGTACGAGGCCGCCGAGCTGGACGGCGCGAGCATCTGGCAGCGGCTGCGGCACGTCACGCTGCCACAGATGCGGTTCATCATGCTGGTCCTGCTGCTGCTACAGATCGTCGCGACGATGCAGGTCTTCATCGAGCCGTTCGCGCTGACCGGGACGTCGAATCCGGACACCATCACCGTGCTCATCCTGGTCTACCGCTACGCCTTCACCGTCAACCAGGACTTCGGCCTCGCCGCCGCGATGAGCGTGCTGCTCTTCGTGGTGCTGGGCGCCTTCTCCGCGCTGTACCTGTGGCTCACCCGGACCGGGGACTGA